One window from the genome of Salvia miltiorrhiza cultivar Shanhuang (shh) chromosome 7, IMPLAD_Smil_shh, whole genome shotgun sequence encodes:
- the LOC130995515 gene encoding uncharacterized protein LOC130995515 isoform X3: MKPDPGRWPSSRDGKGFTKVAEEVHKMGLKFGIHVMRGISTQAFNANTPILDVNTGKAYEESGRQWHAKDIGIKERTCAWMQNGFMSVDTKLGAGRAFLRSLYQQYADWGVDFVKHDCVFGKDFNLEEISYVSKVLTELNRPVVYSLSPGTSVTPAMARDVSNLVNMYRVTADDWDSWSDVAGHFDVSRDFSAANMIGAKGLHGKSWPDLDMLPLGWLTNEGSNEGPHRRCKLSLDEQRTQMTLWSMAKSPLMFGGDMRQLDEATFSLITNPTLLEINAFSSNNMEFPYFSSPSFCRVKDHALDGPSISEPLTLGLTSCKGAEATGWSAGATEDGHEQVCWKGMSRNGQKQPFCLYKKQPFLLNDDVTYKHYYDGKVHLLKTKKAEACLGASPYAKLTSKELKRGSFSTCKLHTNQMWELTNNGTLTNSYSGLCASMRKVRANSVSKSIRAWVATGRRGEIYVAFFNLDDQKVDVSMKIADLAKVLPGKNFSTALCKCREVWSGKDFGVVKDSFSTQVEVHGCALFVLDCSYSVSVPSVLLHQENTNNSKEKIKCREEKRGDAMAMAASADSLNLGKLGALLSMSCVYLVAK; encoded by the exons ATGAAGCCTGACCCAGGTAGATGGCCTTCCTCTAGAGATGGGAAAGGGTTTACCAAAGTGGCTGAGGAAGTGCATAAAATGGGTTTGAAATTTGGCATTCATGTTATGAGAGGTATAAGCACACAGGCATTCAATGCAAACACACCTATCCTTGATGTTAATACG GGCAAAGCATATGAGGAGTCAGGCCGGCAGTGGCATGCAAAGGACATAGGAATCAAGGAGAGAACTTGCGCATGGATGCAAAATGGTTTCATGAGCGTGGACACCAAATTAGGAGCTGGAAGAGCGTTCCTGAGATCACTGTATCAACAATATGCTGACTGGGGTGTTGACTTTG TTAAACATGATTGTGTATTTGGCAAGGACTTCAATCTAGAAGAGATAAGCTATGTTTCAAAG GTCTTGACCGAACTTAACCGCCCAGTTGTGTATTCCTTATCTCCTGGAACAAGTGTGACACCAGCCATGGCAAGGGATGTAAGTAATCTGGTCAATATGTACAGAGTTACAGCTGATGACTGGGATTCTTGGAGTGATGTAGCTGGCCATTTTGATGTTTCTCG GGATTTTTCTGCTGCAAATATGATTGGAGCAAAAGGACTGCATGGAAAGTCCTGGCCAGACTTAGATATGCTTCCATTGGGGTGGCTTACAAATGAAG GTTCAAATGAAGGCCCTCATAGACGATGTAAACTCTCTCTAGATGAACAAAGAACGCAG ATGACATTGTGGTCCATGGCGAAGTCTCCTCTCATGTTCGGAGGAGATATGAGACAGCTTGATGAGGCAACATTCAGTCTGATCACTAATCCTACTCTCTTGGAAATAAACGCCTTCAGCTCGAACAATATGGAG TTCCCCTACTTCTCAAGTCCAAGCTTTTGTCGTGTAAAAGATCATGCATTAGATGGACCCAGTATCTCCGAGCCGCTTACTCTGGGCCTCACTAGCTGCAAAGGTGCTGAGGCTACTGGCTGGTCTGCTGGAGCTACTGAAGATGGTCATGAACAAGTCTGCTGGAAGGGCATGTCAAGAAACGGACAGAAACAGCCTTTTTGCCTTTACAAAAAACAACCTTTTCTTTT AAATGATGATGTGACATATAAGCATTACTATGATGGCAAAGTCCATTTATTGAAGACAAAGAAGGCGGAGGCTTGCCTGGGTGCGTCTCCATACGCAAAGCTTACTTCCAAGGAATTGAAAAGGGGTTCATTTTCAACTTGTAAATTGCATACCAACCAG ATGTGGGAATTGACCAATAATGGCACCTTGACGAATAGCTATTCTGGCTTATGCGCATCTATGAGGAAAGTCAGAG CTAATTCTGTTTCCAAAAGCATTCGAGCTTGggttgcaactggaagaagAG GAGAAATATATGTTGCATTTTTCAACTTAGATGATCAGAAGGTCGACGTATCAATGAAGATAGCTGACTTGGCGAAGGTGCTTCCTGGTAAAAACTTTAGCACTGCTTTGTGCAAATGCAGAGAAGTGTGGAGTGGGAAAGACTTTGGAGTCGTGAAAGACTCATTTTCGACGCAAGTAGAAGTCCATGGATGCGCTCTTTTCGTCCTAGACTGCTCGTATAG TGTTAGTGTTCCTAGTGTTCTTCTCCACCAAGAGAACACCAACAATAGCAAAGAGAAAATCAAGTGCAGAGAAGAAAAAAGAGGCGATGCGATGGCGATGGCGGCGTCGGCTGATAGCCTGAATCTTGGAAAGCTTGGTGCTCTTCTAAGTATGAGCTGTGTTTACCTCGTCGCCAAATGA
- the LOC130995515 gene encoding uncharacterized protein LOC130995515 isoform X1 gives MGWFLLGSVYLSALSTLLLGSLGEVEQASLPPRGWNSYDSFCWTISEEEFLQNAELVAHRLRSHGYEYVVVDYLWYRRKVEGAYVDSLGFDVIDEWGRMKPDPGRWPSSRDGKGFTKVAEEVHKMGLKFGIHVMRGISTQAFNANTPILDVNTGKAYEESGRQWHAKDIGIKERTCAWMQNGFMSVDTKLGAGRAFLRSLYQQYADWGVDFVKHDCVFGKDFNLEEISYVSKVLTELNRPVVYSLSPGTSVTPAMARDVSNLVNMYRVTADDWDSWSDVAGHFDVSRDFSAANMIGAKGLHGKSWPDLDMLPLGWLTNEGSNEGPHRRCKLSLDEQRTQMTLWSMAKSPLMFGGDMRQLDEATFSLITNPTLLEINAFSSNNMEFPYFSSPSFCRVKDHALDGPSISEPLTLGLTSCKGAEATGWSAGATEDGHEQVCWKGMSRNGQKQPFCLYKKQPFLLNDDVTYKHYYDGKVHLLKTKKAEACLGASPYAKLTSKELKRGSFSTCKLHTNQMWELTNNGTLTNSYSGLCASMRKVRANSVSKSIRAWVATGRRGEIYVAFFNLDDQKVDVSMKIADLAKVLPGKNFSTALCKCREVWSGKDFGVVKDSFSTQVEVHGCALFVLDCSYSVSVPSVLLHQENTNNSKEKIKCREEKRGDAMAMAASADSLNLGKLGALLSMSCVYLVAK, from the exons ATGGGGTGGTTTCTTTTGGGCTCCGTTTATCTCTCTGCGCTTTCAACTCTTTTACTCGGCAG CCTGGGGGAAGTAGAGCAGGCTAGCTTACCACCGCGAGGTTGGAACTCTTATGATTCATTCTGTTGGACCATTTCCGAAGAAGAGTTTCTCCAAAATGCTGAACTCGTTGCTCACCGCTTGCGTAGTCATGGATATGAG TACGTGGTGGTGGATTATCTTTGGTATAGGAGGAAAGTTGAGGGAGCTTATGTTGATTCTCTTGGATTCGATGTTATTGATGAATGGGGAAGGATGAAGCCTGACCCAGGTAGATGGCCTTCCTCTAGAGATGGGAAAGGGTTTACCAAAGTGGCTGAGGAAGTGCATAAAATGGGTTTGAAATTTGGCATTCATGTTATGAGAGGTATAAGCACACAGGCATTCAATGCAAACACACCTATCCTTGATGTTAATACG GGCAAAGCATATGAGGAGTCAGGCCGGCAGTGGCATGCAAAGGACATAGGAATCAAGGAGAGAACTTGCGCATGGATGCAAAATGGTTTCATGAGCGTGGACACCAAATTAGGAGCTGGAAGAGCGTTCCTGAGATCACTGTATCAACAATATGCTGACTGGGGTGTTGACTTTG TTAAACATGATTGTGTATTTGGCAAGGACTTCAATCTAGAAGAGATAAGCTATGTTTCAAAG GTCTTGACCGAACTTAACCGCCCAGTTGTGTATTCCTTATCTCCTGGAACAAGTGTGACACCAGCCATGGCAAGGGATGTAAGTAATCTGGTCAATATGTACAGAGTTACAGCTGATGACTGGGATTCTTGGAGTGATGTAGCTGGCCATTTTGATGTTTCTCG GGATTTTTCTGCTGCAAATATGATTGGAGCAAAAGGACTGCATGGAAAGTCCTGGCCAGACTTAGATATGCTTCCATTGGGGTGGCTTACAAATGAAG GTTCAAATGAAGGCCCTCATAGACGATGTAAACTCTCTCTAGATGAACAAAGAACGCAG ATGACATTGTGGTCCATGGCGAAGTCTCCTCTCATGTTCGGAGGAGATATGAGACAGCTTGATGAGGCAACATTCAGTCTGATCACTAATCCTACTCTCTTGGAAATAAACGCCTTCAGCTCGAACAATATGGAG TTCCCCTACTTCTCAAGTCCAAGCTTTTGTCGTGTAAAAGATCATGCATTAGATGGACCCAGTATCTCCGAGCCGCTTACTCTGGGCCTCACTAGCTGCAAAGGTGCTGAGGCTACTGGCTGGTCTGCTGGAGCTACTGAAGATGGTCATGAACAAGTCTGCTGGAAGGGCATGTCAAGAAACGGACAGAAACAGCCTTTTTGCCTTTACAAAAAACAACCTTTTCTTTT AAATGATGATGTGACATATAAGCATTACTATGATGGCAAAGTCCATTTATTGAAGACAAAGAAGGCGGAGGCTTGCCTGGGTGCGTCTCCATACGCAAAGCTTACTTCCAAGGAATTGAAAAGGGGTTCATTTTCAACTTGTAAATTGCATACCAACCAG ATGTGGGAATTGACCAATAATGGCACCTTGACGAATAGCTATTCTGGCTTATGCGCATCTATGAGGAAAGTCAGAG CTAATTCTGTTTCCAAAAGCATTCGAGCTTGggttgcaactggaagaagAG GAGAAATATATGTTGCATTTTTCAACTTAGATGATCAGAAGGTCGACGTATCAATGAAGATAGCTGACTTGGCGAAGGTGCTTCCTGGTAAAAACTTTAGCACTGCTTTGTGCAAATGCAGAGAAGTGTGGAGTGGGAAAGACTTTGGAGTCGTGAAAGACTCATTTTCGACGCAAGTAGAAGTCCATGGATGCGCTCTTTTCGTCCTAGACTGCTCGTATAG TGTTAGTGTTCCTAGTGTTCTTCTCCACCAAGAGAACACCAACAATAGCAAAGAGAAAATCAAGTGCAGAGAAGAAAAAAGAGGCGATGCGATGGCGATGGCGGCGTCGGCTGATAGCCTGAATCTTGGAAAGCTTGGTGCTCTTCTAAGTATGAGCTGTGTTTACCTCGTCGCCAAATGA
- the LOC130995515 gene encoding uncharacterized protein LOC130995515 isoform X2, giving the protein MVHFVSLGEVEQASLPPRGWNSYDSFCWTISEEEFLQNAELVAHRLRSHGYEYVVVDYLWYRRKVEGAYVDSLGFDVIDEWGRMKPDPGRWPSSRDGKGFTKVAEEVHKMGLKFGIHVMRGISTQAFNANTPILDVNTGKAYEESGRQWHAKDIGIKERTCAWMQNGFMSVDTKLGAGRAFLRSLYQQYADWGVDFVKHDCVFGKDFNLEEISYVSKVLTELNRPVVYSLSPGTSVTPAMARDVSNLVNMYRVTADDWDSWSDVAGHFDVSRDFSAANMIGAKGLHGKSWPDLDMLPLGWLTNEGSNEGPHRRCKLSLDEQRTQMTLWSMAKSPLMFGGDMRQLDEATFSLITNPTLLEINAFSSNNMEFPYFSSPSFCRVKDHALDGPSISEPLTLGLTSCKGAEATGWSAGATEDGHEQVCWKGMSRNGQKQPFCLYKKQPFLLNDDVTYKHYYDGKVHLLKTKKAEACLGASPYAKLTSKELKRGSFSTCKLHTNQMWELTNNGTLTNSYSGLCASMRKVRANSVSKSIRAWVATGRRGEIYVAFFNLDDQKVDVSMKIADLAKVLPGKNFSTALCKCREVWSGKDFGVVKDSFSTQVEVHGCALFVLDCSYSVSVPSVLLHQENTNNSKEKIKCREEKRGDAMAMAASADSLNLGKLGALLSMSCVYLVAK; this is encoded by the exons ATGGTGCATTTTGTTAGCCTGGGGGAAGTAGAGCAGGCTAGCTTACCACCGCGAGGTTGGAACTCTTATGATTCATTCTGTTGGACCATTTCCGAAGAAGAGTTTCTCCAAAATGCTGAACTCGTTGCTCACCGCTTGCGTAGTCATGGATATGAG TACGTGGTGGTGGATTATCTTTGGTATAGGAGGAAAGTTGAGGGAGCTTATGTTGATTCTCTTGGATTCGATGTTATTGATGAATGGGGAAGGATGAAGCCTGACCCAGGTAGATGGCCTTCCTCTAGAGATGGGAAAGGGTTTACCAAAGTGGCTGAGGAAGTGCATAAAATGGGTTTGAAATTTGGCATTCATGTTATGAGAGGTATAAGCACACAGGCATTCAATGCAAACACACCTATCCTTGATGTTAATACG GGCAAAGCATATGAGGAGTCAGGCCGGCAGTGGCATGCAAAGGACATAGGAATCAAGGAGAGAACTTGCGCATGGATGCAAAATGGTTTCATGAGCGTGGACACCAAATTAGGAGCTGGAAGAGCGTTCCTGAGATCACTGTATCAACAATATGCTGACTGGGGTGTTGACTTTG TTAAACATGATTGTGTATTTGGCAAGGACTTCAATCTAGAAGAGATAAGCTATGTTTCAAAG GTCTTGACCGAACTTAACCGCCCAGTTGTGTATTCCTTATCTCCTGGAACAAGTGTGACACCAGCCATGGCAAGGGATGTAAGTAATCTGGTCAATATGTACAGAGTTACAGCTGATGACTGGGATTCTTGGAGTGATGTAGCTGGCCATTTTGATGTTTCTCG GGATTTTTCTGCTGCAAATATGATTGGAGCAAAAGGACTGCATGGAAAGTCCTGGCCAGACTTAGATATGCTTCCATTGGGGTGGCTTACAAATGAAG GTTCAAATGAAGGCCCTCATAGACGATGTAAACTCTCTCTAGATGAACAAAGAACGCAG ATGACATTGTGGTCCATGGCGAAGTCTCCTCTCATGTTCGGAGGAGATATGAGACAGCTTGATGAGGCAACATTCAGTCTGATCACTAATCCTACTCTCTTGGAAATAAACGCCTTCAGCTCGAACAATATGGAG TTCCCCTACTTCTCAAGTCCAAGCTTTTGTCGTGTAAAAGATCATGCATTAGATGGACCCAGTATCTCCGAGCCGCTTACTCTGGGCCTCACTAGCTGCAAAGGTGCTGAGGCTACTGGCTGGTCTGCTGGAGCTACTGAAGATGGTCATGAACAAGTCTGCTGGAAGGGCATGTCAAGAAACGGACAGAAACAGCCTTTTTGCCTTTACAAAAAACAACCTTTTCTTTT AAATGATGATGTGACATATAAGCATTACTATGATGGCAAAGTCCATTTATTGAAGACAAAGAAGGCGGAGGCTTGCCTGGGTGCGTCTCCATACGCAAAGCTTACTTCCAAGGAATTGAAAAGGGGTTCATTTTCAACTTGTAAATTGCATACCAACCAG ATGTGGGAATTGACCAATAATGGCACCTTGACGAATAGCTATTCTGGCTTATGCGCATCTATGAGGAAAGTCAGAG CTAATTCTGTTTCCAAAAGCATTCGAGCTTGggttgcaactggaagaagAG GAGAAATATATGTTGCATTTTTCAACTTAGATGATCAGAAGGTCGACGTATCAATGAAGATAGCTGACTTGGCGAAGGTGCTTCCTGGTAAAAACTTTAGCACTGCTTTGTGCAAATGCAGAGAAGTGTGGAGTGGGAAAGACTTTGGAGTCGTGAAAGACTCATTTTCGACGCAAGTAGAAGTCCATGGATGCGCTCTTTTCGTCCTAGACTGCTCGTATAG TGTTAGTGTTCCTAGTGTTCTTCTCCACCAAGAGAACACCAACAATAGCAAAGAGAAAATCAAGTGCAGAGAAGAAAAAAGAGGCGATGCGATGGCGATGGCGGCGTCGGCTGATAGCCTGAATCTTGGAAAGCTTGGTGCTCTTCTAAGTATGAGCTGTGTTTACCTCGTCGCCAAATGA